One Chromobacterium paludis genomic window carries:
- a CDS encoding TonB-dependent siderophore receptor, translating to MMNLPRLYSPLLLSPLLAAVAHADDVAQLDKVVVTAVADGMSYQSRQAAVAGRPQAVLDTPQAVQSVGPQVLSDLQARSLGDAVRNISGVVESNTLAGIQDSFTRRGFGSRGDGGVLRDGVRSAWLNNFDATTESVEALKGPASLLYGIQEPGGVINVLSKKPQYSPQGSVELRGSRFGGGGGGFDLTGPLGDKGLAYRLIGDFDESDYWRGFGLSRRRMIAPSLAWERGADQLLLAYQYLAFKTPYDRGTLFVNGQPLSLPRERRLDEAWNNAEGEAQALTLSHARQLSDAWRLATRLAWNQLRYTDRQARPVAFNAKTGMLSRRADGNRFDNSDWLLSSRLQGSLSLFGQLHQLTLGLEMERQRETRGDTYRGGNVGGFNVYAPVYGALPYPSQLSAAQSDSRSVIDSQALLLQDNWTLAPRWIASLGARYQHYRQEDGIGRPFVVTGRGSGLTLLPQAGLLFKLTPLVSLYGSYSQSFRPNVGSDGQSFSPERGESGEAGIKLERDGLSASAAAYRMEKSHVLVTENAVSRAIGKARSQGLEFDASGRLSRKVSIIANYAYTDAKVVEDAPANIGKTLYNVPRRSGSLSLAYDAGVDSMDGRWRMGGGARYVGERAGDAANSFLLPAYTVADAFVAWRRKLGEQRLELQLNVKNLFDKTYYRSSSGSALQVRVGDPREVSARARLSF from the coding sequence ATGATGAACTTGCCTCGCCTGTATTCCCCCCTATTGTTGTCGCCCTTGCTGGCCGCCGTCGCCCATGCCGACGATGTCGCGCAGCTGGACAAGGTGGTGGTGACCGCCGTCGCGGACGGCATGAGCTACCAGTCTCGCCAAGCGGCTGTCGCTGGCCGCCCGCAAGCCGTGTTGGATACGCCCCAGGCCGTGCAGAGCGTGGGGCCGCAAGTCTTGAGCGATTTACAGGCGCGCAGCCTGGGCGACGCCGTGCGCAACATCAGCGGCGTGGTGGAGAGCAATACTTTGGCCGGCATACAGGACAGCTTCACCCGGCGCGGCTTTGGCAGCCGCGGGGACGGCGGCGTGCTGCGCGACGGCGTGCGCTCGGCCTGGCTGAATAATTTCGACGCCACGACAGAGTCGGTGGAGGCGCTGAAGGGGCCGGCCTCCTTGCTGTACGGCATCCAGGAGCCGGGCGGGGTGATCAATGTGCTCAGCAAAAAGCCGCAATACAGCCCGCAGGGCAGCGTGGAGCTGCGAGGAAGCCGCTTCGGCGGCGGAGGCGGCGGTTTTGATCTGACTGGCCCGCTGGGCGATAAGGGCCTGGCATATCGCTTGATCGGCGACTTTGACGAAAGCGACTACTGGCGGGGCTTCGGTCTGAGCCGGCGGCGCATGATCGCGCCTTCTCTGGCCTGGGAGAGGGGCGCGGACCAACTTTTGCTGGCTTACCAATACCTGGCTTTCAAGACGCCATATGACCGGGGGACGCTCTTTGTCAACGGCCAGCCCTTGAGCCTCCCGCGCGAGCGGCGGCTGGACGAGGCCTGGAATAATGCTGAAGGCGAGGCCCAGGCGCTGACGCTGAGCCATGCGCGGCAGCTCAGCGACGCCTGGCGGCTGGCGACGCGGCTGGCGTGGAATCAGCTGCGCTATACCGACCGTCAGGCGCGGCCCGTCGCTTTCAACGCCAAGACCGGCATGCTGAGCCGCCGCGCCGACGGCAATCGCTTCGACAATAGCGACTGGCTGCTGAGCAGCCGGCTGCAAGGCAGCCTGAGCCTGTTTGGCCAATTGCACCAGCTCACGCTGGGCCTGGAAATGGAAAGGCAGCGCGAGACGCGCGGCGACACCTACCGCGGCGGCAATGTCGGCGGCTTCAATGTCTACGCGCCTGTGTACGGCGCGCTGCCTTACCCCAGCCAGCTCAGCGCCGCGCAGAGCGACAGCCGCAGCGTCATAGACAGCCAGGCCCTGCTGTTGCAGGACAACTGGACCCTGGCGCCGCGCTGGATAGCCAGCCTGGGCGCGCGCTACCAGCATTATCGGCAAGAGGACGGCATAGGGCGGCCGTTTGTCGTCACCGGGCGCGGCAGCGGCCTGACGCTGCTGCCGCAGGCGGGCCTGCTGTTCAAGCTGACGCCGCTGGTTTCGCTGTACGGCAGCTACAGCCAATCGTTCCGGCCCAATGTCGGCAGCGATGGTCAGAGCTTCTCGCCGGAGCGGGGCGAGTCGGGCGAGGCGGGCATCAAGCTGGAGCGCGATGGCCTGTCCGCTAGCGCGGCGGCGTACCGCATGGAGAAAAGCCATGTGCTGGTAACGGAAAACGCGGTCAGCCGCGCCATCGGCAAGGCGCGCTCGCAAGGCCTGGAGTTCGACGCCAGCGGCCGGCTGTCGCGCAAGGTATCCATCATCGCCAACTACGCCTACACCGACGCCAAGGTGGTGGAGGATGCGCCGGCCAATATCGGCAAGACGCTATACAATGTGCCGCGCCGCAGCGGCTCGCTGTCCCTGGCCTACGATGCGGGCGTGGACAGTATGGACGGCCGCTGGCGCATGGGCGGCGGCGCGCGCTATGTGGGCGAGCGCGCCGGCGACGCGGCCAATAGTTTCCTGCTGCCAGCCTACACGGTGGCGGATGCCTTCGTGGCTTGGCGGCGCAAGCTGGGAGAGCAAAGGCTGGAGCTGCAGCTGAACGTCAAGAACCTGTTCGATAAAACCTATTACCGCTCCAGCAGCGGCAGCGCGTTGCAGGTGAGGGTGGGCGATCCGCGCGAGGTGTCGGCGCGGGCGAGATTATCGTTCTGA